Proteins encoded within one genomic window of Nomascus leucogenys isolate Asia unplaced genomic scaffold, Asia_NLE_v1 001882F_21359_qpd_obj, whole genome shotgun sequence:
- the LOC100580250 gene encoding olfactory receptor 4F3/4F16/4F29-like: MVGANHSVVSEFVFLGLTNSWEIRLLLLVFSSMFYMASMMGNSLILLTVTADPHLHSPMYFLLANLSFIDLGVSSVTSPKMIYDLLRKHKVISFGGCITQIFFIHVIGGVEMVLLTAMAFDRYVAICKPLHYLTIMSPRMCLFLVAAWMTGLIHSVVQLVFIVNLPFCGPNVLDSFYCDLPRFIKLACTDTYRLEFMVTANSGFISLGSFFVLIVSYVVIILTVLKQSSARLSKALSTLSAHISVVVLFFGPLIFIYTWPYPSTHLDKFLAIFDAVLTPVLNPIIYTFRNREMKVAMRKVCRQLVNYRKIS; encoded by the coding sequence ATGGTTGGGGCAAATCACTCCGTGGTGTCAGAGTTTGTGTTCCTGGGACTCACCAATTCCTGGGAGATCCGACTTCTGCTCCTCGTGTTCTCCTCCATGTTTTACATGGCCAGCATGATGGGAAACTCTCTCATTTTGCTAACTGTGACTGCTGACCCTCACTTGCACTCCCCCATGTATTTTCTGTTAGCCAACCTCTCCTTCATTGACCTGGGTGTTTCCTCTGTCACTTCTCCCAAGATGATTTATGACCTGCTCAGAAAGCACAAAGTCATCTCCTTTGGAGGCTGCATCACTCAAATATTCTTTATCCACGTCATTGGCGGTGTGGAGATGGTGCTGCTCACAGCCATGGCCTTTGACAGGTATGTGGCCATATGTAAGCCTCTCCACTACCTGACCATCATGAGCCCAAGAATGTGCCTGTTCTTAGTGGCTGCCTGGATGACCGGCCTTATCCACTCTGTAGTTCAATTGGTTTTTATAGTAAATTTGCCCTTCTGTGGTCCTAATGTATTGGACAGCTTTTACTGTGACCTTCCTCGGTTCATCAAACTTGCCTGCACAGACACCTACCGACTGGAGTTCATGGTTACAGCCAACAGTGGATTCATCTCTTTGGGCTCCTTCTTCGTACTGATCGTTTCCTATGTTGTCATCATTCTCACTGTGCTGAAACAGTCTTCAGCTCGTTTATCCAAGGCTCTGTCCACACTTTCAGCTCACATCAGTGTGGTAGTTTTGTTCTTTGGCCCTTTGATTTTCATCTATACGTGGCCCTATCCCTCTACACACCTGGATAAGTTTCTGGCCATCTTTGATGCAGTTCTCACTCCTGTTTTAAATCCTATCATCTACACATTCAGGAATCGAGAAATGAAGGTGGCAATGAGGAAAGTATGCAGACAACTAGTAAATTACAGGAAGATCTCCTAA